The Denticeps clupeoides chromosome 16, fDenClu1.1, whole genome shotgun sequence DNA segment GCCAGTCAGCGCGGGGCCGACAGCCAGCTCAGTCTGACGCGAGAACGCGAAATCTGCTGCGTCGCTGCGAGTGAGCCGGCCAATCTGGAGGCTGGACTGGGAAGCCCTTGGCTGACATGGCTTGTCACTGTGTATgtactctctgtgtgtgtgtgtgtgtggtgtgtgtgtttgcatacaCATTCCCCCGGCTCGATCGTCTCCATTCATTGCAAAGCTGTCACCATAAGACAGATCACAAACTTTATTGTGTCTAGAAGTGACTCGCGGGTCACTAATTGATCTGATGTGATTGGACACCCTGATTTACTGAGCAGTGGAGGAAGTCTGAATTAGCATGCAGCCTTGCGTCCCTCTGCGTCCCTTTTTAATTCTTCCCCACTGCCTACCGCCCAGCTTGtaggggcggcggtggcctagagAGTAAAGGAAGCCGGACTCATAATTAGAAGGTCCCGGGTTCACGTCCTGAAAAAccccaggtgccactggggtccccttgatcaaggtaccgtacccacacgctgctccattTACACTCACagagacttacaaccagtatatacagggacagtccccccctggagacactcggggttaagtgtcctgctcagggacacaatgggtagtaagtggggtttgagcctggggcttgtggtcttcttgttcatacgcccactaggccactaccacccctcccacacagcacaggacacattttgttatgtcactgtgtgctgtgctgtgcagtgcatgtcacaatgacaaaaaacttCACTTAACACAGTGGGATTCACATGGggaacattaataaataattttttaaaaattcataacTCAATGCTCGCCTTATATTGTTGACATGATATTGTTGATATGAAAgcgaggaagaagaggaggggaaacctaatttaaatacataattAGAGTCCTACCTTGGCCTCGGCGTGAGTGAATATCGGAGCATGTGACATCGGCTCCCATTTGGAAAAGTGGGAGGGGACCCCTGAAACAGCATGGGAAATTATATGGAAAAGTTGGGGGGACTGGTGCATTAAAGCTAAAATCAGATTACtccaatttagttttttttttttcttggtgcgTGTGGAAAGTCGGGACGCTGAACGCCAAGAACAAATTAAAGTGACAAAAGGCGGCAGGGGCCGGAGGGAGGTGGCGGGGCGGTGGAGGACACGGAATGTTGCGGCTGCTGCGTATGTCTGACAGCAGTTAAGACCGACATATTTCTTCCGCTTCCAAAACCTGCCCCTTGTTTCCTGGTTTCATGATTATTTACACCGACGCGGAGTTTTTACAGGGTGCTCCGACTTTAGCCTGCGTCATGAGAAAATGGCTTCAGCAGACGCCGCGACCGCAAgctatcgctctctctctctctctctctctctctctcccccttgcTCGCCCCgctctttatttctctttccccccctctgtctctctttcagcAGAGGGAATAAAGTCGTACAGGAGACTCTAAATACCTGCCAGCCGATGTGTGTTTGTCGTTTGGGTCGCATTCCAACAGCACTTGACTCTCTGTAGAGATGGAGATGACTGtggctgaagtgtgtgtgtgtgtgtgtgtgtgtgtgtgtgtgtgtgcaaccagGTTCCTGACCATGGCTGTGTTATGCCCAGACGTACTGCATTGTACATTTTAGAATGCCATGTGGGAAAAATAGGCCCTGAAATACAACCCCATGGGACCGTAAAAcgtccaattttttttactNNNNNNNNNNNNNAgcgggtaacactcgcctatgaaccagaagacccaggttcaaatccacttactaccattgtgtccccgagcaggacacttaaccctaaattgctccagggggggggctgtccctgtaactactgattgtaagtcgctctggataagggcgtctggttaatgctgtaaatttaaaggttttatgttaaaaacatacaagtgtaatatttggttatgtttgcaatatttgcatattggttcactgtattcTTGCAATACTCtggtcgctaaagcatttcaccgcTTATCATaccgtgtgtgactgtgtatgtgacaagtACATTTCCCATATGCACACAGCGCTGTCGTTCCGCAATTGTCCGACACCTTATTgtgctttgtaaaaaaaaaatggttgtacTGTCTCCTACATACATGTCCGCCCTGCAGGAGTCGCCTTTTAGCCTCGGCGTGCGTGCGGCGCGTCATTTACGGGCGTCATTGCGGGCGATAGTATTATTTAAAGCGACAGGCCGGCCCGGGGCGCGCTCAGCGGCACCATGACAGAACTCGTCCGGCTCCGGCTGCTCGgaagtgcatcctgggaaacgGTCCAAGAGCCGCGCCAGCACGCGTGCACGACCGAGACGGTGCCCGCGCCCGGAGCCGCGCACGGCGGCGCCCGTCACCGCCAGCCGCCCGTGTCCCGCTAGAAGTCGCCGTCGCGGACCTCGGCGGGACTATTTCTCGCCTCCGCGGTGCGTGGCCCCCGGGAAAATGTGATCGCCGCGGCCGGCCCCCTCGCTTGCATGTGCGGCCGCCTCACAAAGCCGTTTCCGGGACGCGAGTCGCGCCCGGCCGCGATCGGACGATGGACGGGAGCTACCCGAACCCGAGCTTCGCGGACCCGCTGGACCcggcgcagcagcagcagcccgcAGCCTGGGCCTACGAGCGCGGCCCCGCATGCGTGAAGCCAAGGTGAGAGGCGCGGGGGGCGGGCCGCCTTCCCAAGAAAAGTCCGCTGATGGGAGGCCTAGGACGGCGGGACGCGGCGCGACTCCCGCGGCCACGTCGCCGGAGAGAGTGGCGCCCCGGTCCCGGGTCGGGCTCTCGTCGCCGCACTTCCCCACGGGGCTCCGGCTCCCGCTTTAATTCGGCCTCCGAAGAGGGGCCGTgcggttgtgttttttttttttttttttttttttggtggggggggggggtcgcgtCTCTGTGTGGCGCGTGACAGCTCTGCCGGACTgggacgtaaaaaaaaaaaaaaaaaaaaaacctggaactTTTCTGCGACGAGGCAGCTGCAGTTGCACATTAGCATAGCGGCACCGCAGGCTGTGAAAACGGTGCCATTACTGTGATGGTGCACAACGCACAGTGCTCGGGAATATCCTTAaaatcgtgaaacactgcagcacagcacacggtgacgcagtgaaatgtgtcccctgcttttaaccatcacccttggcgagcagcgggcagccatgacaggcgcccggggagcagtgtgtggggacggcgccttgctcagtggggattcgaaccggcgaccttctgattaagccaccactaccccaccaGCACCACCGTCCTGGAAAGTTTCTGGAAATGTAGAAACATCCCGATTTTTGattaaaaattttttaaaaaagtcaaaATTCCAGCGTTGATGTGAGATGCAAGTCGCTGCAGTTTAATCAGCAAGTTATTTCCCAACTTCCGGTGGGTCTGTGTTCATCTTCAAATCTCCGCTCTCTCCAGCTACTTTGTGGTGGcattaattaacaataaaacttGCCCATCTCACGCTGGCACAGGTTTTTCTATTCAAACCCATTCCGTTCCCATTCCGAGATGAATGAAATTTCCACACGGCCCCGTAGTTTAGACCGCGGCACGTTCCAGGATGTCCTGTTAATCCATGTTAACCCCACTTGGTCTCGTTAACTTGCATAGTGTAACTACGGTGAGCCATACGGTGAACCGGCATGCGCGGTTGCCGAGCTCAACCAAGTGGGAGTAAACCGCTCCGCATTTTCCGGATCCCCCTCAAACGGCCTGGCTTACCGAGACCCCCGAGTTGAATACTCAAACTGAGAATTGAGACCGTAACCGGCCCTGAACACGGAAACCCGTAGCAAGCTGACTGCTGGTGGCCCGTGGGATCGGCCAAAGTGCCCCACTCGTTTAGTCCCAGGTCCGTCCTGCAGGAGAACCCCAGCAGGCGTGTGGAGCAGCGTTTAACCCGCCCGTATTCCTCGGGGCAGGACGCTCTTTAGAGAAGCGGGGAAATGCCACGGCGAGCAGACCCGATACGCCCGTAGCTTTTCCATTTCTGGGGGTGTGTGCAACAGCGGGGTACACATTCCATGCAGCTTAACCATCCGCTTTAGTacagaataatttaaaatatggATATTCCTCTCCCCCTGACCATCACGACCATTTACTTTCCACGTGGTCTATCGGCCTTCTTTTCTTTTGACGAAGTGCGCGGCTTCTCCGGCCCGAATGTTGCaccaaaactgtaaaaatgtcgCTCTGACGGAGCGGAGCCATTGAACGTTCTAAGTCTGGCTCTTCTGAAACGTTGTCCCGTCATCCTCTTCTGGCGAGCACGTGAATCGCCTGGACAAAATCCCCCTCCAGTTTTATACTGATAGCGCGGCCTCAGAGTAGACATCTTAGGCCTGTAACAGATACCCAACCGACTTGACAAATGGGGTGCTAAAGGTCCCTTATTTCAGggacatttcactctgtgagattatttaacatttaatacgaCTGGACtgtgtggtcctgcagtggttagaaatggcggTAGGTGTAATGTGTGCTTTGGACGTTCTGCTTCGTCATTCAGAGGGCGGCAGGTCAGACGGTCTGATCCGGAACTTCTCCCCTTTTGTTgccataaggggaaaggttacctcccgtttctttcccgccccctcccctaaaaataTAAAGCTCCACCGACCATTATGGCTTGAAAATGTCCGAAGCATTGCGGTTgctctgtgattttttttatttaatttccatCCAAtgggcataaaaaaataaacagaaatgcaaaaaatagtaataaaatttgtgatatttgcacttttacttgtcctaatatttaagatgggaaCTCAGATAATGTGCAACATCATTTAATCTCAACGTATTTAAAAATAACTgcaggttttgcagacatttgaaacaccgTTCACTCTTGCGGTGTAaattttttactaatttcaatgcaATTCAAGGCAAACGTTATCATAACCCACACAAATGTTACTCTTGGTACTGGCTAACAGCACtcatgtagcttttagaccagtggcATCGCTGTCTCGTGCATCAcgtcctgtgcatcacaccatcttggtcattttagttgcatatgttggtataaacattattttattgattgtaGCAAAATTTTGACACCATTATACATCGAAATATTTGGTGCGATAATTTTAGTCCCGTGCAtgactttatattgaactacacAGTAGTAAGGCATGACAAGCACTGCATACGTCACACAccgttctgaccactagttataaCAGTACAACAATTAGTAGAACAGTGGTAACCACGATGATTTAAGAAATTCTTAGCAGGGGTAAAGATCAGCCGGCATCGAAATTCACTGCATTGGCCCCCCCTGTGTTTTTGAGAATTGTAATTTGGGATGTGTGCAAACACAGCTAATGGTGTGTCCTGACCATACACGCAACCCGCCGAGGGCTGCCCGGAAACCCGATGCAAATGAATTCGTTACAGCTGTGAATAGTCCCTGGGCGGATGTTAGTATGCTGGCGAGGTATCAAGCTCAGATTGACTATCATTTGCCTCATAAAGaaggacaacaacaaaaaaaaaaatttttttttgttaaatgtatcCCAAGGCCTTCCCTTCCCAAAACATGACCACCAcaaatcatttcacattttctcagtCCGACCACAGAAATGTGCTGTGAAGAAGAGAGGCAGCTATTGACTGTTTTGTCTCCTccaacaataaattatttatgcTGTAAACTCTGTTCACGCCCGAGTTATGTCATATTCATAAACCGAAATCAGTACATTGTGCATGAAAGTGCAGGCTGTCGCGGTTCTGCCCCACCTAAACAGCGTTCCGAGAGGAGCCCTCGTTGTTCTCACATGCTAATATTTGCCCTTAATGCTAATAGGATTTAATTGGATTTCGAGAACTGGGCCCGCTGTGAAATATGAAGTACACCAAGTGCAGGTTCTTGGTAGTTCAGACTTTGCAGGTTTTGCCAGGAAgtccagacagacagagaaggtaTCTGTTTCAGGGTAAACTGCTGCGTCTGCTGCCCAAACAATTCTATAATGCAGAGGTTTCCTCTCAGTAGATTCTCATCCCACAaatacatcatttttaaaaatgaatactgCGCTACTTGTCTCtagtgcattctgggatatTTGACTCTGTACGTGTACATTTATAGCACTTTATctgacgtccttatccagagcgacttgcaatcggtagttacagggacagtccctctggagacactcagggttaagtgtctcgctcagggacacagtggtggtaagtggggtttgaacctgcgactttgtggtcttccagTTTCATAGGCaggcgtgttacccactaggccactaccaggcTTTTTGTAAATCCACACCCGACGCGTCCTCGACAAAGGCAGAGAATCGAAAAACAATTCTGGGTGTTTCATTTGTGCTCGACTGAAGACAAACTTCGTAATGGAGGGGTACTTGGACCAAGACTGATTCACAAGAAAGcaagtagagagagagagagagagagagaacaacatGTATTGAGAAACGCCCCCGAAAAACGTTGTGATGTTGCAAATTTCATTCATGAGATGTTTAAATTCTGTTTTCCTTATTAGTTCCGGTTATGGAGCGACACACCTGGAGACTGAGCTGCTCCAGCGGCAGACCTATGCCTCCAGCCAACTCTCCACGTACACCACCTCACAAACCCCTGCAGGTTCGTACTGATCCAGCTCGTCGGCCGTCTCCAGTCACATTGCATCATCATTCTGGATTCAGTTCTGTTCCACATTGTCCGTTTTCTTTCTCCAGGCCTTTCTGGAGTCTTTGACaccagcttgcagacatctGGCAGCAACGCTACTGAAACGCCCGTCATGAACTTCCTCTCGGCCATCGAGTCACGAAGCCTTCAGGCTGGCCCTGCAAGTGCTTCTCTTCCCCAGTTTAGGTCATGGCAGACAGGTACAATCAGCAGaatccttttttcctttttcagccAATTGTTTTCTCATAACTACGTCATAAAAcgtgttttgtttcattttaaaggtGCAAACTCTTCAAATACAGATCTTTTTCTCGCAGGAGCCTTGCCCTCATCTGGGACATTTCCTACACCTTCTGCTCTGTCATCCTACCAGCACCCCAGCATCTTCTCCACGCGAAGCTTTACGACTTCGCCCGCGTTACCCCTTCAAGATGTCACCTTCAGCAGCTCTAATGGTCTCCTGCCCCCGCAGGACCCTTTACTTCAGATCAAGTCCTCCCAGAGCACTGTGCCTACTGCCCTTGCCTTTGACCGCCTGAGTGCAACCTCCATAGGTCCCGGCCTCCCGCCCCAGTCCTCCACGTATCGCTCGGCCCAGGAGTCCGCCCCCCACCTCCTCCAACCACAGTTCAGCCTGCTGCCGTCTGCCCTGGGCAACCCCCAGCCGGCCCTCCAGCCTTACGGCGCTCCAGCCTTCTCCGGGCCCATGGAGCGAGCGCTTCAGCGCGAATGTAGCGTGATCAAGCACCATCAGCGGCCTTCAAGCACCCAACTGCCTGCAGGCGCGCCGCACCCCCTGCAAACCTTCCTGGCTGGCGAGAGCGGCGTTCCCTTCCCGGCCGAGGCCTCGCGACAGACGTCGGTGCCCTGCAGCCCCGTCGGAGACGCGGCACATCCCATCAACGGTGGACCGCAGCAGACGTCTCTGCAGACTCAGGCCTACCCCTCCTCTGTACCCTCTCCGGGCTTTTCACCCTCCCCTGGGATGAAAGCCAAAGACTGTTCTTCCAGCAACATGGCTCAGCGTTCCAACAAAAGTGCCGAGTCGGAGCCGCGTGCGCAGGCGGGCTCGCCGAAGCCACTGCAGACCTTCTCGTCCCCGGGCCAGAAGCCAAACTCGGCGGCTGCCTCCCAGCCACAGCCGTACGCGCCTGCGCAGATTCCCGATTTGATGTCCATGAGCCCTTCGCACAACTACATCACTTCTCAGAGTCTCTCCGGCACCGTCAGCCACCCGCAGGTGTTCTCCACGGGGCAGACCGAAAAAATGCCTTCTGTCTACAAGTTCTCGTTCGCTGGCCAGTCCGAGAGCGTGACCTCCGCCGGCCTCGCGTACTCGTTGCCTTCGGCGGTGCACGGTGCGGAGTACGGCGCGCAGGTTCAGGGGCTGTGCATGGGGAGCCCCTCTCCGGTCTACTCTCCCGGCCACACTCAGGGTCCACCAAATGCGAGCTACTACGCCGCGGGGCCGGCCGCCGCCGGCGCGTCTCGGAGCTACGCGACAGAACAATCCCTCCCTCCGGCCTCGTCTTTCTCGCCAGCCCGTGCCGGGGTCGAGCCCCTGAAATTCCTGCTTCCTGTTCAGCTGCCTTCTTCCTCCCAAGCCTTACACAGAGGGACGCCATCGGCAGAGTTAAAGCCGGCCTACGGCAAAAGGAAAGAAGATGGGAGCATGTTCCTCGCCAAAGAGGGATGCGGGGAGCTTCCCATTCAGGACGTGCAAGCGTTGCAGAGAGGAACCCTTCAGAGTTCCACTCAGGCTCTTGCTGGTAACGAATCTGGAGGTCAGAACAACGTGGTGTACGTGGTCTCTAAGGCAGATGATCGGTACAACACTCAGAGTGTGATCAGGAGCAACTCCAGATCCGAAGACCATATGATGGGATCTCCCTTAGGGTCCATAAAAGACGAACGTCTCATGCCCACAAATCAGCATGGACAACTAGTAGTAGCAGCGCTCGGGTCGGGCCCGAGCCAAAAAGCTCTTCTGCGCTGATGCAGTCTTCCCACGTCGCCATGAACGCAGAGCAGCTCAAGCCACAATCTCTCCTGCTCAAGGTGCCAGGTTCTCAGCAGCAGAACCATCAAGCACAGACAATCACTATTCAGCAGGACCACAAACAGACAACCCAGGGACAAACCCAGTTTGTCTGCGTCCCAGGTGCCCCAGTCCTCCTTGAACCTTCACAGATGATTGTACTCCAACAGACTTTGCCTCACACAGTCCAAACCTCGAAGGTGACAACTCAAATGCAGCCAGTTCAGTATCTCCAAATGACGAGTGACATCAACCCCCCCACTGTGAGTATTGCGGAGTCCTCCAAGCACAACACGTCCCCAAAAGTCAATTTCAGCCAGACCAGTCAGCATGATGGAAAGCATCACTTTACCCTCGGCTCCATCTGCTTTCCGGACTCCATGCTGATGACGGACGAGAGGACCATCCTGTCCAACGTGGACGACATCCTGGCCGCGACGGTGGCTGCCTGCGGAGTGACGCCGCATGACTTTGTCAAAGCTGCCTCCTCCGAAGGGGAGATGCCTTCACTCGCCAACCCCACGGATTCCAAGTGCCACTTCCAGTCTGCTGAGAGCAGGAACGAACCAACCTTCACCCCTCAGCAAGGGATTATTGCTAATACCCAGACTCTGACTTTGACATTAAACAGTACTCACCTGACGTCAGACATTCAGCATTTTCCCAAAAGTGGAGTTGGGTCGCACCAAGCATATCTATTAGAAAACTTGCATGCACAACACGGGGTGAACAGTATCATCGTCAGCTCCCAACACGAAGTAGACGGACTCACCGCTCAATCGCACGAAACTGGTGACGGGGAAGCTGCAGAAAAGAGTTCTGCGACCCCCAAAAACGTGGCCTCTCTTAGCCCCAGTGACAATAGCGACGGGAGGGTCAGTTCAGACTTCCACCTGACTGGCCAGGAGTATAAACCCAACAGTCATGATGAACCATGTCTCCAAGAGCCAGGAGCAGGTTCCATCCAGTGAAGCCAATGGCATTAAAAAGGAAGATATCCTCCTGCAATGCCCAGCTGATGGCCTGCCAAAGAAAAATCGAGGTCTAAAGGCTCCTCCAGGTTCCCATGTGAAGATGAGAACGGACTTCCTCGGCCCCCGAAGCGAAGTGGCCAAGGGAAGCGGCAGAATGGTAAAGGCAGCGACATCGGTTCATCCTCGGCTTCCGACAGCTGCCAAGATGGCTATCAGCATCAGGAGAGGATACGGCAGAAGATAAAAGAGGTAGAAGAAAAGCAACCGGAGATCAGAACGGGATTCATTGGGTCCTTCTTAGACTTTCTTAAATCAGGTCCAAAGCAAAATTTCTCTTCGCCTCAAATAAGGACACCTAACCGTACACGGAAATCTTCGTCTGTTTCAAAGAAAGCCTCCGGTCTCCTGCCCATGTCTTATAAGCTTCAGCCCCCATTAGCCCCTTTGCCAATGCAGGAAAACCAGCCTCTTAGTTCGACAAGACGCCTGGATGAGGACTTGCAGAAGAACCTGGTGACCCTCCCGTCCTTCTCATCAGATGAAGACGAAGCAGCAGGGAAAAACCAGGCCCTTCAGAATAGCATCACTTCAGCCCTTTCATCTCTAGATGAGCCATCAGACCGGAAGCAAAAGCCAGGTATGGAATTATTAatgactgatgatgatgatgactatTTCACACAAACTTCTATTAACAATCAAATTGCATGGCCTAGGTTGTAGATTTCCAGATGAAGCATACTGTGCATTCTCGACTCTTTCACACAGTAGACAGATCAGCAGGTGATTTGCTAAGGCAGCAGCAATACTCAAGCGTGGAACCATCACCCGTGAAGGTGCCTCCGAGGGAAATTTCTGCCGAAGAACTGCTGAAGGACGTTCCTCCTGACCATCTAGCTCTGCAGCTGATGACGGTTGCCATAGAGGGCCTGACTGACGAGGAACTGTCCGACAGCGGAGGGGAGGGGATGTACCGTGAGCGGGACGAGTTTGTGGTGAAAAACGAGGACATTGAAAGCCTGAAGGTAAGCGCTCATATTTAGGGAGCATTATTTTCCCCTTACGTCTGCATTCTTCATCCTTGCCAgacatttgttttcttttagtaTCATGACATCGCATACTAAGACGAACCAGACAACGACTTAAAGAATAACCCCACCCCACACAACCCTCTTCCGCATCCAAATTTAGAATGAAGCTTTGTATGGCTAAGCACCATGTCTCAGTTTTGCATGTCTATTTACtcttatttactttacttactcACTGATCCACTGTAGGTGACTTTGAAAGCAGGGTTGGAGCCGCCAGCTATCTGGAAAGTACAAAAGGCACTGCTGCAAAAGTTCATTCCGGAGCTGAGGGACGGCAGACGAGTGTTCTCAGCCACCAACAGTGTGAGTGAAGCTAAGCTTCCAGCTGTATAAAGTGTGTCGTGTCGGATTTAGTCTTTTACATTGTGAAAGTCTGGTTTGGGCAAAATCTGATTTTAGTGTTTTATGCTCGTTTTAGTATTTGGGATACTTTGGAGATGCCAAGACTATGTACCGGAGAGTGTATGTGAAGTTCCTTGACACGGTCAACAAAAGAGAGTATGTCCGCGTCTGCAGCAGGAAACCGAGGTGTAAGCCCATGCACTCCATGAGGTACTGGTTATATTATGCGGATTGATTTTGGAATGTGTTCTTTTAAAACCATGTTTCTGTAAGTAACATCTCTAGCGATGTGTCTGGATGATTACTGGgaataagaaagaaatgttTGGGGTTTGTTGACTAAAGGAATGGGTCCTGTTAAGAGGCCCTTAAATGCAATTTCTTTATGTGTGTGCTTGTCATGTAAGACCTGTTCATGTTCTCTGTACATTCTTCCCCACAGAGGCTCACAGGCCAAGGCCCTGTTTGGCCACAAGATCCTTCCGGTAAACAGCTCAATCAGACCAGCCTCAAACAAGCTCCTTTCCAAGCTCAAAGCAAAACAGCCAAAGTCCAAGGCAGAGCCGCCACCCAAGAAGAGAAGGAAATGGAAGGAAGCGTTCTCGCCTTCCGACTCATCTCCTGAGGCTTCCAGCGAAGCTGACGGTGAGGGCCTTCATCGCGTTGACTGACTGCATCCATCTTCGAAAGATTGTTGACAAATCACCGATTTACCTTTTGACACCCGTCTTATCCTGACGCCCTGTTACTGATTTTGTAATTCGCTAAACTAAGACAGGACATTCcattggcattttttttctacCAAACTAAGCTCAATAAAATTGAGCTTATAAATTATTTCTACAGGGGGAAAACCCATTTCCAGGTATTCAACAACATTAACAACTTGTGGTCTGATAaaggccataaatgtaaatgcaagatTGGCTTTTACAGTCAAGGAAATTACAgatttattgccattttcaGTAGAAACAAAACAACGTCTCCCTGGACCTATAAGGTGCTACGTGTGATATGAAAAACTTCAGACTGAAAACATAGTTCGTAGACATCTTTACGTATTCCGCCTTGAGTTAGCACTGCTTACGTGCGTCAAATTCCCAATTTCAAGTCAAGGCTTCATCACGTTGTTTTGCCAGAATGGCTAGGCTAAATTCCTCATGCAAATTGAAGCCGCTGTGCATAGACTTGACCAGTATGCTGATGCATCTTGCCAACTGCCTTGATCCACTGGCTGGCATCAATGTTGGTTCATTTAgatgaatattaatataatgtttataaGTAGCTTATATTTATGTTTGGCTTTCTTCTGTTTCAGAGTTTACACCCCCTGTTTCCTTTTCTTCACGCTTCCTGAACACCAGAACCATGAAGGAGACCTTCAAGGGCTTTGTGGAGCTTCTGATCAGTGTGACTCTAGATGCAGATGTAATGAGCACGCTGGAGAGGGGAAATGGTGAGAGAGAATTTGATCTGTTGCTGTtgcgtgttttttttggtctttcttCTTCCATGCCCGATGTTCAAATGTAGCGTTTTATGATTTTAGACGAGCTGCTGCTGCCTCACATGAAGAGAGTGGATTGCATGATCACCGACAACAGGAGACGCCTGCTGCCCAAGCTCTGTGTGGGACAGCTGTTCAAGGTACGCGGTCTTCTTCtcccttctttcttttcattacagatcatAATAAATCGTAATAGTACAGTGCGTGTACGGCATGAGGCACTAGTGGAGGTGCCAAGGTGACAGGCAGGGCTTTGATATTTTCTTGTCCCCACCTGCAGAGCGCGCTGGACACCTTTCCTGAGATTTCAGTGGTGACAGAACTGAAAAAAGATGGCGAGACCCCTGCCTTTAAAGTCTGCTTAAGTGGGAAGgcttacaacaaaaaaactatgAAGCCCTCCAAGTCCCCAAGCAAATTACCTTTGGTGAGCAGATCACATCTGTGTGAATGGACGATTATTCCTCGCTTTTTGGGATGAGCACT contains these protein-coding regions:
- the LOC114766403 gene encoding LOW QUALITY PROTEIN: glutamine and serine-rich protein 1-like (The sequence of the model RefSeq protein was modified relative to this genomic sequence to represent the inferred CDS: inserted 2 bases in 2 codons; deleted 1 base in 1 codon), yielding MDGSYPNPSFADPLDPAQQQQPAAWAYERGPACVKPSSGYGATHLETELLQRQTYASSQLSTYTTSQTPAGLSGVFDTSLQTSGSNATETPVMNFLSAIESRSLQAGPASASLPQFRSWQTGANSSNTDLFLAGALPSSGTFPTPSALSSYQHPSIFSTRSFTTSPALPLQDVTFSSSNGLLPPQDPLLQIKSSQSTVPTALAFDRLSATSIGPGLPPQSSTYRSAQESAPHLLQPQFSLLPSALGNPQPALQPYGAPAFSGPMERALQRECSVIKHHQRPSSTQLPAGAPHPLQTFLAGESGVPFPAEASRQTSVPCSPVGDAAHPINGGPQQTSLQTQAYPSSVPSPGFSPSPGMKAKDCSSSNMAQRSNKSAESEPRAQAGSPKPLQTFSSPGQKPNSAAASQPQPYAPAQIPDLMSMSPSHNYITSQSLSGTVSHPQVFSTGQTEKMPSVYKFSFAGQSESVTSAGLAYSLPSAVHGAEYGAQVQGLCMGSPSPVYSPGHTQGPPNASYYAAGPAAAGASRSYATEQSLPPASSFSPARAGVEPLKFLLPVQLPSSSQALHRGTPSAELKPAYGKRKEDGSMFLAKEGCGELPIQDVQALQRGTLQSSTQALAGNESGGQNNVVYVVSKADDRYNTQSVIRSNSRSEDHMMGSPLGSIKDERLMPTNQHGQXSSSSARVGPEPKSSSALMQSSHVAMNAEQLKPQSLLLKVPGSQQQNHQAQTITIQQDHKQTTQGQTQFVCVPGAPVLLEPSQMIVLQQTLPHTVQTSKVTTQMQPVQYLQMTSDINPPTVSIAESSKHNTSPKVNFSQTSQHDGKHHFTLGSICFPDSMLMTDERTILSNVDDILAATVAACGVTPHDFVKAASSEGEMPSLANPTDSKCHFQSAESRNEPTFTPQQGIIANTQTLTLTLNSTHLTSDIQHFPKSGVGSHQAYLLENLHAQHGVNSIIVSSQHEVDGLTAQSHETGDGEAAEKSSATPKNVASLSPSDNSDGRVSSDFHLTGQEYNPTVMMNHVSKSQEQVPSSEANGIKKEDILLQCPADGLXKEKSRSKGSSRFPCEDENGLPRPPKRSGQGKRQNGKGSDIGSSSASDSCQDGYQHQERIRQKIKEVEEKQPEIRTGFIGSFLDFLKSGPKQNFSSPQIRTPNRTRKSSSVSKKASGLLPMSYKLQPPLAPLPMQENQPLSSTRRLDEDLQKNLVTLPSFSSDEDEAAGKNQALQNSITSALSSLDEPSDRKQKPVDRSAGDLLRQQQYSSVEPSPVKVPPREISAEELLKDVPPDHLALQLMTVAIEGLTDEELSDSGGEGMYRERDEFVVKNEDIESLKVTLKAGLEPPAIWKVQKALLQKFIPELRDGRRVFSATNSYLGYFGDAKTMYRRVYVKFLDTVNKREYVRVCSRKPRCKPMHSMRGSQAKALFGHKILPVNSSIRPASNKLLSKLKAKQPKSKAEPPPKKRRKWKEAFSPSDSSPEASSEADEFTPPVSFSSRFLNTRTMKETFKGFVELLISVTLDADVMSTLERGNDELLLPHMKRVDCMITDNRRRLLPKLCVGQLFKSALDTFPEISVVTELKKDGETPAFKVCLSGKAYNKKTMKPSKSPSKLPLEYTVDQQTKTRWFSLYHSLQHYKYHTYLTCRDEIASLKLHAQDLRQEQTVQICMSNRAWVERLFDRFGELLTQVQQACL